From the genome of Halomonas sp. 1513, one region includes:
- a CDS encoding dihydrolipoamide acetyltransferase, which translates to MSEFKLPDIGEGIVECEVVKWLVSEGDEIHEDQPVVEVMTDKALVEITAPESGRVTALHYAEGESARVHSALFSYQGSGQEGEAESAGALGEAAPTSPEPDAVRAAAGEAAPRPRRVPASPAVRRLARELGVALNEVTGSGKDGRVLKEDLQAIQRPDAASRPAASSETAARVEQQSGLRAAMARHMREAVSIPHFHYGEEIDVTSLLALHGRLKASADAAGQRLTLMALFMKSLALALAEHPRINAGYRPESDEVHFHQHCHIGMAVDSPAGLIVPVVRHVEEHSLLTLAGEIARLTQAARDGRVGGDDLKGATITLSNIGALGGTYATPIISAPQVAIGAIGRVQHLPRFDADGAVVSRAIITVTWAGDHRVLDGGDMARFCQAWKGYLEAPESMLLHLG; encoded by the coding sequence ATGAGCGAATTCAAACTGCCCGATATCGGTGAGGGCATCGTCGAGTGTGAAGTGGTCAAGTGGCTGGTCAGCGAGGGCGACGAGATCCATGAGGACCAGCCGGTGGTCGAGGTGATGACCGACAAGGCGCTGGTCGAGATCACCGCCCCGGAGAGCGGCCGGGTCACGGCGCTGCACTATGCCGAGGGCGAGAGCGCCAGGGTGCACTCGGCGCTGTTCAGCTATCAGGGCAGCGGGCAGGAGGGCGAGGCCGAGAGCGCGGGGGCGTTGGGCGAGGCAGCGCCAACCTCGCCTGAGCCCGATGCCGTTCGTGCCGCGGCCGGCGAAGCGGCGCCGCGTCCGCGGCGCGTTCCGGCGAGCCCTGCGGTGCGACGCCTGGCGCGGGAGCTGGGCGTGGCGCTGAACGAGGTGACGGGCTCCGGCAAGGATGGCCGGGTCCTGAAGGAGGACCTGCAGGCGATTCAGCGGCCAGATGCGGCGTCACGGCCCGCTGCGAGCAGCGAGACGGCGGCACGCGTCGAGCAACAGAGCGGGCTGCGCGCGGCGATGGCCCGGCATATGCGCGAGGCGGTGTCGATTCCGCACTTCCACTACGGCGAGGAGATCGATGTCACGTCGCTGCTGGCGCTGCATGGACGGCTCAAGGCCTCGGCCGACGCGGCTGGCCAGCGGCTGACGCTGATGGCGCTGTTCATGAAGTCCCTGGCGTTGGCGCTGGCGGAGCATCCCCGCATCAACGCCGGCTATCGACCCGAGAGCGATGAGGTGCACTTTCATCAGCACTGTCATATCGGCATGGCGGTGGACAGCCCCGCGGGGTTGATCGTACCGGTGGTGCGCCACGTCGAGGAGCATAGCCTGTTGACCCTGGCCGGCGAGATCGCGCGCCTGACCCAGGCTGCCCGCGACGGCCGAGTGGGCGGCGACGATCTGAAGGGGGCGACCATCACGCTATCCAACATCGGCGCGCTGGGCGGCACCTATGCGACGCCGATCATCAGCGCGCCCCAGGTGGCGATCGGCGCCATCGGCCGGGTGCAGCACCTGCCGCGCTTCGATGCGGACGGCGCGGTAGTGTCGCGGGCGATCATCACGGTTACCTGGGCCGGCGATCATCGCGTCCTCGACGGCGGCGACATGGCACGCTTCTGTCAGGCGTGGAAGGGCTACCTGGAGGCCCCGGAATCGATGCTGCTGCATCTCGGTTGA
- a CDS encoding osmoprotectant uptake system permease, with protein sequence MSVVHRLSAPLAWALLLLALMLLMPQLEAAFRLVAPDNRTLIYQRDSFASLVANHLLLVGVASLCAIVVGMGAAILVTRQWGRDFLPLVSQLASIGQTFPPVAVLALAVPVLGFGSQPTIVALILYGLLPIVRNTLVGIQGIAPGVMESARGMGMSGRQILWQVELPLARPVILAGIRTSVTINIATAAIGSTIGARTLGDPIIAGIVNGNTAFILQGALLIALLALCVDSLFERLASR encoded by the coding sequence ATGAGCGTGGTGCATCGCTTGAGTGCGCCGCTGGCCTGGGCGCTGCTGCTGCTGGCCCTGATGCTGCTGATGCCGCAGTTGGAGGCGGCGTTTCGGCTGGTCGCGCCGGATAACCGCACCTTGATCTACCAGCGTGACAGCTTCGCCAGCCTGGTCGCCAACCACCTGCTGCTGGTCGGGGTGGCCTCGCTGTGCGCCATCGTAGTGGGCATGGGCGCGGCGATACTGGTCACCCGCCAATGGGGGCGTGATTTCCTGCCGTTGGTCAGCCAGTTGGCCTCGATCGGCCAGACCTTTCCGCCGGTGGCGGTGCTGGCGCTGGCGGTGCCGGTACTCGGCTTCGGCAGCCAGCCGACCATCGTTGCACTGATCCTCTACGGGCTGCTGCCGATCGTGCGCAATACCCTGGTCGGGATTCAAGGCATTGCCCCGGGGGTGATGGAGTCGGCGCGCGGCATGGGCATGTCGGGGCGCCAGATCCTGTGGCAGGTGGAACTGCCGCTGGCGCGGCCGGTGATCCTGGCCGGGATTCGCACCTCGGTGACCATCAATATCGCCACCGCGGCGATCGGCTCGACCATCGGCGCGCGGACCCTGGGCGACCCGATCATCGCCGGCATCGTCAACGGCAACACGGCGTTCATCCTGCAAGGCGCGCTCCTGATCGCACTGCTGGCGCTGTGCGTGGATAGCCTGTTCGAGCGGCTAGCGTCGCGTTGA
- a CDS encoding IclR family transcriptional regulator, whose amino-acid sequence MHNPANWQDEPSAPTKDRNFVTALARGLELLRAFGTGEEYLGNAELSSRTGIPRPTVSRLTYTLTQLGYLKHNTRLEKYRLGPGILALGYRFLANQGIRDIARPHMQQLADTTDCAIALGSADRHAMTYLEVCQGKGPLVMRLEAGSRIPIATTAIGRAWLCGLPQQQRDSFVEELRQQSPDQWSALSKTLDKSLDEYQRYGFCLSEGEWERDVSAVAIPLVLEDGAEIMALNCGGASLRLSHDILVDNLGPRLRDVADRILAELRHHPMR is encoded by the coding sequence ATGCATAACCCCGCCAATTGGCAAGATGAACCGTCAGCGCCGACCAAGGATCGCAATTTCGTCACCGCCCTGGCTCGCGGCCTGGAACTGCTGCGCGCCTTTGGCACCGGCGAGGAGTATCTAGGCAACGCCGAACTCTCGAGCCGCACCGGCATTCCGCGCCCCACCGTCTCGCGCCTGACCTATACGCTCACCCAGCTCGGTTACCTGAAACACAATACCCGACTCGAGAAGTACCGACTGGGCCCTGGGATTCTTGCCCTGGGCTACCGCTTTCTCGCCAATCAGGGCATTCGAGACATCGCCCGGCCGCATATGCAGCAGCTGGCCGATACCACGGATTGCGCCATCGCGCTGGGCAGCGCGGACCGCCACGCCATGACCTACCTCGAGGTCTGCCAGGGCAAGGGGCCGCTGGTCATGCGGCTCGAGGCAGGGTCGCGGATTCCCATCGCCACCACCGCCATTGGGCGCGCCTGGCTATGCGGACTGCCCCAGCAGCAGCGCGACAGTTTCGTAGAAGAGCTTCGCCAGCAATCTCCCGATCAGTGGTCAGCGCTCTCCAAGACCCTCGACAAGAGTCTCGACGAATACCAGCGCTATGGCTTCTGCCTGTCGGAGGGCGAGTGGGAGCGCGACGTCAGCGCCGTGGCGATTCCTCTGGTGCTGGAAGACGGCGCCGAGATCATGGCGCTCAACTGCGGCGGGGCCTCGCTGCGTCTGAGCCACGATATCCTGGTCGACAACCTGGGCCCGCGGCTGCGTGACGTGGCCGATCGGATCCTGGCCGAGCTACGCCACCACCCGATGCGTTGA
- a CDS encoding GntR family transcriptional regulator — MPSTTDSQPRQNLAISAYQSLKRDITRGQFRPGEKLLMSKLKECYGLGVGPLREALSQLVAERLVVAISQRGYRVAPMSLAELHDLYDARSQLEAMLLRLAIERGDDAWEADILAKAHTLSRVMEVNGPDEVLDVWDSRHKAFHTAMVAGCNSPHLMQVRDSLFDQVERYRHLWLRETVFSETALEAKRQEHAALVEVVLARDAERASAMMCEHLMTPVPIITDTMRRQGLL, encoded by the coding sequence ATGCCCTCGACCACGGACAGCCAACCGCGCCAGAACCTCGCCATCAGCGCCTATCAAAGCCTCAAGCGCGACATCACTCGCGGCCAGTTCCGCCCCGGTGAAAAGCTGCTGATGAGCAAACTCAAGGAGTGCTACGGTCTCGGGGTTGGCCCGCTGCGCGAAGCGCTCTCGCAGCTGGTGGCGGAACGTCTGGTGGTCGCCATCAGCCAGCGCGGCTACCGGGTCGCGCCGATGTCACTGGCTGAACTCCACGACCTCTACGACGCTCGCTCACAGCTCGAGGCCATGCTGCTGCGCCTGGCCATCGAGCGCGGCGACGATGCCTGGGAGGCGGATATCCTGGCCAAGGCCCATACCCTGTCGCGGGTCATGGAGGTCAACGGCCCGGACGAGGTACTCGACGTCTGGGACAGCCGCCACAAGGCGTTTCACACCGCCATGGTGGCCGGCTGCAACTCCCCGCATTTAATGCAGGTGCGCGACAGCCTGTTCGACCAGGTCGAGCGCTACCGCCATCTATGGCTGCGCGAAACGGTGTTCTCCGAGACGGCACTCGAGGCCAAGCGCCAGGAGCACGCCGCCCTGGTCGAGGTGGTACTGGCCCGCGATGCCGAGCGCGCCAGCGCGATGATGTGCGAGCACCTGATGACGCCGGTGCCGATCATCACCGATACCATGCGTCGCCAGGGCTTGCTGTAA
- a CDS encoding alpha-ketoacid dehydrogenase subunit beta — protein MAHMNMLQAINQALDVAMDSDPRVICFGEDVGSFGGVFRATSHLQEKYGKARCFNTPLVEQGIVGFANGLAAQGHRAVAEIQFADYIYPAFDQIVNESAKFRYRSGSLFDVGGLTIRTPYGGGISGGHYHSQSPEAYFAHTPGLKVVVPRNPHQAKGLLLASIRDPNPVLFFEPKRLYRASSGEVPEGDYQLPLGEAEVVKEGADITLVAWGAQMPILEEAAELAEREGISCEVIDLRSILPWDRDCVADSVFKTGRLVISHEAPLTGGFAAEISATIQQRCFLYLESPIARVTGLDTPFPLTLEKEYLPDALKILEAIRASVNF, from the coding sequence ATGGCGCACATGAACATGCTTCAGGCGATCAATCAGGCGCTGGATGTGGCCATGGACAGCGACCCGCGGGTGATCTGTTTCGGCGAGGACGTGGGCAGCTTCGGCGGAGTGTTCCGCGCCACCAGCCACCTGCAGGAGAAATACGGCAAGGCGCGCTGTTTCAATACGCCGCTGGTGGAGCAGGGCATCGTCGGCTTCGCCAACGGCCTGGCCGCCCAGGGCCACAGAGCGGTCGCCGAGATCCAGTTCGCCGACTACATCTATCCCGCCTTCGACCAGATCGTCAACGAGAGTGCCAAGTTCCGCTACCGTTCGGGCAGTCTGTTCGACGTCGGCGGCCTGACGATTCGCACCCCCTACGGTGGCGGCATCTCCGGCGGCCACTACCATTCGCAGTCGCCGGAGGCCTACTTCGCCCACACCCCCGGCCTCAAGGTGGTAGTGCCGCGCAATCCGCACCAGGCCAAGGGGCTGCTGCTGGCGTCGATCCGCGACCCCAACCCGGTGCTGTTCTTCGAGCCCAAGCGGCTCTACCGGGCCTCCAGCGGCGAGGTGCCCGAGGGCGACTACCAGCTGCCGCTGGGCGAGGCCGAGGTAGTCAAGGAGGGGGCCGACATCACCCTGGTGGCGTGGGGGGCGCAGATGCCGATCCTCGAGGAGGCCGCCGAGCTCGCCGAGCGCGAGGGCATCTCCTGCGAGGTGATCGACCTGCGCAGCATCCTGCCCTGGGATCGCGACTGCGTGGCCGACTCGGTGTTCAAGACCGGCCGTCTGGTGATCAGCCACGAAGCGCCGCTCACCGGCGGCTTCGCCGCCGAGATCTCTGCCACCATCCAGCAGCGCTGCTTCCTGTATCTGGAGTCGCCCATCGCCCGGGTCACCGGGTTGGATACGCCGTTTCCGCTGACCCTGGAAAAGGAGTATCTGCCCGATGCGTTGAAGATCCTCGAGGCGATCCGCGCCAGCGTCAATTTCTAG
- a CDS encoding hydroxyglutarate oxidase (catalyzed the formation of 2-ketoglutarate from 2-hydroxyglutarate), producing MYDFIIIGGGILGLSTAMQLNRVYPGRRMLLLDKEEGPARHQSGHNSGVIHAGVYYAPGSLKARFCLAGNRATKAFCDEHGIAYDTCGKLLVATNALELERMQALWERTEANGLERHWLSADELHEREPNIVGEGAILVPSSGIVDYAEVARAMAAEFERQGGELQFATEVTGIEERPHEVVLKTRQGDFVSRYLVSCSGLMADRLVRMLGKNPGFTICPFRGEYYQLPATRNRIVKHLIYPIPDPSMPFLGVHLTRMIDGSVTVGPNAVLALKREGYRKSDVSLLDMARMFSNPGILKALGKNLRPGLVEMKNSLFRKGYLEEVRKYCPSLTLDDLGPYPSGVRAQAVSREGKLIDDFLFVNTRRTVNVCNAPSPAATSALPIGAHIVDKVRAQVDA from the coding sequence GTGTACGATTTCATCATCATCGGCGGCGGAATTCTCGGGCTCTCCACGGCCATGCAGCTCAACCGCGTCTATCCGGGGCGCCGCATGCTGCTGCTCGACAAGGAGGAGGGGCCGGCGCGCCACCAGAGCGGGCACAACAGCGGCGTGATCCACGCCGGGGTCTACTACGCGCCGGGGAGTCTCAAGGCGCGCTTCTGCCTGGCCGGTAACCGCGCTACCAAGGCGTTCTGCGATGAGCACGGGATCGCCTACGACACCTGCGGCAAGCTGCTGGTCGCCACCAACGCGCTGGAGCTGGAGCGTATGCAGGCGCTGTGGGAGCGGACCGAGGCCAACGGCCTGGAGCGCCACTGGCTGAGTGCCGATGAGCTGCATGAGCGGGAGCCCAATATCGTCGGCGAGGGGGCGATCCTGGTGCCGTCCAGCGGCATCGTCGACTACGCCGAGGTGGCGCGGGCCATGGCCGCCGAGTTCGAGCGCCAGGGCGGTGAGCTGCAGTTCGCCACCGAGGTCACCGGCATCGAGGAGCGCCCCCACGAGGTGGTGCTTAAGACCCGCCAGGGCGACTTCGTCAGCCGCTACCTGGTGTCCTGCTCGGGACTGATGGCCGACCGCCTGGTGCGCATGCTGGGCAAGAACCCGGGGTTCACCATCTGTCCGTTCCGCGGCGAGTACTACCAGCTGCCGGCCACCCGCAACCGCATCGTCAAGCACCTGATTTACCCGATTCCCGATCCCTCGATGCCGTTTCTCGGCGTACACCTGACGCGCATGATCGACGGCAGCGTCACGGTCGGTCCCAACGCGGTGCTGGCACTCAAGCGCGAGGGCTATCGCAAGTCCGACGTGTCGCTGCTCGACATGGCTAGGATGTTCTCCAACCCTGGCATTCTCAAGGCGCTGGGCAAGAACCTGCGGCCAGGGCTGGTGGAGATGAAGAATTCGCTGTTTCGCAAGGGCTATCTCGAGGAGGTGCGCAAGTACTGCCCGAGCCTGACCCTCGACGACCTGGGCCCCTATCCCTCGGGGGTGCGCGCCCAGGCGGTATCGCGGGAGGGCAAGCTGATCGACGACTTCCTGTTCGTCAACACGCGGCGCACCGTCAACGTCTGCAATGCGCCGTCGCCGGCGGCCACCTCGGCGCTGCCGATCGGCGCGCATATCGTCGACAAGGTGCGTGCCCAGGTCGATGCCTAG
- a CDS encoding ABC transporter translates to MIELDAVTKRFGDAAAVDAISLAIPRGELCVLVGTSGCGKSTTLRMINRLIEHTAGQIRIDGQQIRDFDEQRLRRRIGYAIQSTGLFPHWTVARNIGLVPRLLRWPTSRIAARVSELLALLGLDEGEFAGKYPHQLSGGQAQRVGVARALAADPEVLLMDEPFGALDPITRESLQDELLRLQARLHKTIVFVTHDMDEALKLADRIVVMDAGRIVQQGSAEALLREPANAFVESLLGGRDRGLKHAALTRVAERMRPFSDAQRGARAQETLSVAADDSLRQALSLMLWHGVDSLLVSDPDGQVIGSLSLQDAVIQRDASP, encoded by the coding sequence ATGATCGAGCTCGATGCGGTCACCAAGCGCTTCGGCGATGCCGCGGCGGTGGACGCCATCTCGCTTGCCATTCCCCGCGGCGAGCTGTGCGTGCTGGTGGGGACGTCCGGCTGCGGCAAGTCGACCACCCTGCGCATGATCAACCGCCTGATCGAACATACTGCCGGGCAGATTCGCATCGACGGCCAGCAGATCCGCGACTTCGACGAGCAGCGTCTGCGGCGGCGGATCGGCTACGCCATCCAGAGTACCGGGCTGTTTCCCCACTGGACGGTGGCGCGCAATATCGGCCTGGTACCACGCCTGCTGCGCTGGCCAACGTCGCGGATCGCTGCGCGGGTCAGCGAACTGCTGGCGCTGCTTGGCCTCGACGAGGGCGAGTTCGCCGGCAAGTACCCTCACCAGCTCTCCGGCGGCCAGGCGCAGCGGGTCGGCGTAGCGCGAGCCCTGGCCGCGGATCCCGAGGTGCTGCTGATGGACGAGCCCTTCGGGGCGCTCGACCCGATTACCCGCGAAAGCCTGCAGGACGAGCTTTTGCGGCTGCAGGCGCGGCTGCACAAGACCATCGTCTTCGTCACCCACGACATGGACGAGGCGCTCAAGCTGGCTGACCGTATCGTGGTCATGGACGCCGGTCGTATCGTCCAGCAGGGCAGTGCTGAGGCGCTGCTTCGGGAGCCGGCCAACGCCTTCGTCGAATCGCTGCTGGGCGGGCGCGATCGTGGCCTCAAGCACGCCGCGCTGACCCGGGTGGCGGAGCGCATGCGCCCGTTCAGCGACGCCCAGCGAGGCGCCCGGGCGCAGGAGACGCTGAGCGTTGCCGCCGACGACAGCCTGCGCCAAGCGCTGTCGCTGATGCTGTGGCACGGCGTCGACAGCCTGCTGGTCAGCGACCCTGACGGCCAGGTGATCGGCAGCCTCTCGCTGCAGGATGCCGTGATCCAGCGGGACGCCAGCCCATGA
- a CDS encoding QacE family quaternary ammonium compound efflux SMR transporter: MHIAWIYLLAAGLLEVAWALGLKASHGFTRPLASVFTVVTMAASFYLLSLAMKSLPVGTAYAIWVGIGAIGTVLLGIVIYGDSANPWRLFSLVLILAGLIGLKLAS; this comes from the coding sequence ATGCATATTGCCTGGATCTACCTGCTGGCGGCAGGGCTGCTGGAAGTCGCCTGGGCGCTGGGGCTCAAGGCCTCCCACGGTTTCACCCGGCCACTGGCCAGCGTGTTTACCGTGGTCACCATGGCGGCGAGCTTCTATCTTCTCTCATTGGCCATGAAGAGCCTGCCGGTGGGCACCGCCTATGCCATCTGGGTGGGAATCGGTGCGATAGGCACGGTGCTGCTGGGCATCGTGATCTACGGCGACAGCGCCAACCCTTGGCGGCTATTCAGCCTGGTGCTGATTCTGGCCGGGCTAATCGGCCTCAAGCTGGCCAGTTAG
- a CDS encoding serine/threonine protein kinase, which translates to MSEAPLQQFYIPEEQSIYLLSHDDARKLKDWVALCRSQLEQLGYQDIALIGKGAYGFVFAGRPRALESTWLVFKFNRITLPAQLQARLEEEAFMLEQVDHPQVPRLVAFQRVRQQSILVMERAPGLNLEEVSLREGPLSPRLVVHIAAQLADILRALRSGSRVVVHGDIKPSNLVFDAASERVALIDWGSSVFAQLDAQHQHLASGIASLMADDLQHTNARLGDVYFIGEEQLNGALSSPRFDEQGAAATLYALAAGQSCRFAWRAIPPTSLGLPKEFARVLEALLDDDPALRYRAGDYFLREMPRLARHVMLDLPGSPPAPLVPVWSRRADRDIDTVVYSSRKAFLREEGAAASPAEVNDVQLDRYYKQFMQGMGDTEKAFLAAVSRLGRYPVVGGLAVRWERDGVYIDTSLNLHDPSRRDAFVSAVNAMVQLARAIYRQGIFKSCLFNARDTLHIDRTGPDAPFRAVPGMALPYEVSAVPELEDDSRVHSYFEDGPDPEELLVLPATIINALEALNGIRHTGMIIFEALPTHLKIHSYYRLLDPSQEPAFAELLATILAAIDQIEGLGVSGYMKMPYKDTRFFTHIERLPERYYPANPRAGADHG; encoded by the coding sequence ATGAGCGAGGCGCCGCTGCAGCAGTTCTATATCCCCGAAGAGCAGTCGATCTACCTGCTCAGCCACGACGATGCGCGCAAGCTCAAGGATTGGGTAGCGCTGTGTCGCTCGCAGCTCGAGCAACTCGGCTATCAGGATATTGCGCTGATCGGCAAGGGCGCCTACGGCTTCGTGTTTGCCGGCCGCCCCAGAGCGCTGGAGAGCACCTGGCTGGTGTTCAAGTTCAACCGCATTACCCTGCCGGCCCAGCTACAGGCACGCCTCGAGGAGGAGGCCTTCATGCTCGAGCAGGTCGACCACCCTCAGGTACCGCGGCTGGTGGCCTTTCAGCGCGTGCGCCAGCAGTCGATCCTGGTCATGGAGCGCGCCCCGGGGCTCAACCTGGAGGAGGTCTCGCTGCGCGAGGGGCCGCTGAGCCCGCGGCTGGTGGTGCATATTGCCGCGCAGTTGGCGGATATCCTGCGCGCCTTGCGCAGCGGGTCGCGGGTGGTGGTGCACGGCGATATCAAGCCCTCTAACCTGGTGTTCGATGCCGCCAGCGAGCGCGTTGCGCTGATCGACTGGGGCTCGTCGGTGTTCGCTCAGCTCGATGCCCAGCACCAGCATCTGGCCAGCGGCATCGCCTCGCTGATGGCGGATGACCTGCAGCACACCAATGCGCGGCTCGGCGATGTCTATTTCATCGGTGAGGAACAGCTCAACGGCGCGCTGTCGTCGCCGCGTTTCGATGAGCAGGGCGCGGCGGCCACGCTGTATGCGCTGGCGGCGGGGCAGTCGTGTCGCTTCGCCTGGCGCGCCATACCGCCGACCTCGCTGGGGCTGCCCAAGGAGTTCGCGCGGGTACTGGAGGCACTGCTCGACGACGACCCCGCGCTGCGCTACCGCGCCGGCGACTACTTCCTGCGTGAGATGCCGCGCCTGGCGCGCCACGTGATGCTCGACCTGCCCGGCTCGCCGCCGGCACCTTTGGTGCCGGTCTGGAGCCGCCGCGCCGACCGCGACATCGACACCGTGGTCTACAGTTCGCGCAAGGCCTTCCTGCGCGAGGAGGGGGCTGCGGCGTCGCCTGCCGAGGTCAACGACGTGCAGCTCGACCGCTACTACAAGCAGTTCATGCAGGGCATGGGCGACACCGAGAAGGCCTTCCTGGCGGCGGTCAGCCGGCTGGGGCGCTATCCGGTGGTCGGTGGCCTGGCGGTGCGCTGGGAGCGCGACGGGGTCTATATCGACACCTCGCTCAACCTGCATGACCCGTCGCGACGCGACGCCTTCGTCAGCGCGGTCAACGCCATGGTCCAACTGGCCCGTGCCATCTACCGCCAGGGTATCTTCAAGAGCTGCCTGTTCAACGCCCGCGACACCCTGCACATCGATCGCACAGGGCCCGACGCGCCGTTTCGTGCCGTGCCGGGCATGGCGCTGCCCTATGAGGTCAGCGCGGTACCCGAGCTCGAGGACGACAGTCGCGTGCACTCCTACTTCGAGGATGGCCCGGACCCGGAGGAGCTATTGGTGCTGCCGGCGACCATCATCAATGCGCTGGAGGCGCTCAACGGCATTCGCCATACCGGCATGATCATCTTCGAGGCGCTGCCCACCCACCTCAAGATACACAGCTACTACCGGCTGCTCGACCCCAGCCAGGAACCTGCCTTCGCCGAGCTGTTAGCAACGATTCTCGCGGCGATCGATCAGATCGAGGGGCTCGGGGTATCGGGCTATATGAAGATGCCCTACAAGGACACCCGCTTCTTTACCCATATCGAACGCCTGCCCGAGCGCTACTATCCGGCCAACCCGCGTGCCGGGGCCGATCATGGTTAG
- a CDS encoding 3-methyl-2-oxobutanoate dehydrogenase → MTRDTSTVHVPQFMTGDEWQIPTFALLRQDGTLHDGAEAPELSQDKALRIYRAMRFTRVLDERMLAAQRQGRLSFYLQCTGEEATVVGATAALQDDDMIMAQYREQGALAYRGFSIDEFMNQLFGNALDYGKGRQMPIHYGSAEYHYMTISSPLATQIPQAVGYAYGQKLDGEGRCTITFFGEGAASEGDFHAALNMASVHQVPVIFLCRNNGYAISTPTSEQFAADGIAPRAFGYRMHVIRVDGNDLLAVYQATLAARRIAVEENKPVLIEAMTYRLAAHSSSDDPSGYRSQQEEAAWREKDPLARMRHWLERQGWWDDDAERHQEEQLRGEILAAMKRAEREAPPPLASLVSDVYDQVPPALAEQLAALEAHVRRYPEEYPRGAAGLDGVAETAAGGQ, encoded by the coding sequence ATGACCCGCGACACTTCCACCGTACACGTCCCGCAGTTCATGACCGGTGACGAATGGCAGATTCCGACCTTTGCGCTACTGCGCCAGGACGGCACGCTGCACGACGGCGCCGAAGCCCCCGAGTTGAGCCAGGACAAGGCGCTGCGTATCTACCGCGCGATGCGTTTCACCCGCGTGCTCGACGAGCGCATGCTGGCCGCCCAGCGCCAGGGGCGGCTGAGTTTCTACCTGCAGTGCACCGGGGAGGAGGCCACCGTGGTCGGCGCCACCGCGGCGCTGCAGGACGACGACATGATCATGGCCCAGTACCGCGAGCAGGGCGCGTTGGCCTATCGCGGTTTCTCCATCGACGAGTTCATGAACCAGCTGTTCGGTAATGCCCTGGACTACGGCAAGGGGCGCCAGATGCCGATCCACTACGGCTCCGCCGAGTACCACTACATGACCATCTCCTCGCCGCTGGCGACCCAGATTCCCCAGGCGGTGGGCTACGCCTATGGCCAGAAGCTGGATGGTGAAGGACGCTGCACCATCACCTTCTTCGGCGAGGGAGCCGCTTCCGAGGGCGATTTCCATGCCGCGCTCAACATGGCCTCGGTGCATCAGGTGCCGGTGATTTTCCTGTGTCGCAACAACGGCTACGCCATCTCCACCCCGACCTCCGAGCAGTTCGCCGCCGACGGCATCGCCCCGCGGGCCTTCGGCTATCGCATGCACGTGATCCGCGTCGACGGCAACGACCTGCTGGCGGTCTACCAGGCGACGCTGGCGGCACGCCGGATCGCCGTCGAGGAGAATAAGCCGGTGCTGATCGAGGCCATGACCTACCGCCTGGCGGCGCACTCTTCCTCGGACGACCCCTCCGGCTATCGCAGCCAGCAGGAGGAGGCGGCGTGGCGCGAGAAGGATCCGCTGGCGCGCATGCGCCACTGGCTCGAGCGCCAAGGCTGGTGGGACGACGACGCGGAGCGCCACCAAGAGGAGCAGCTGCGCGGCGAGATCCTGGCCGCCATGAAGCGCGCCGAGCGTGAAGCGCCGCCGCCCTTGGCGAGCCTGGTCAGCGACGTCTACGACCAAGTTCCGCCGGCCCTGGCCGAGCAGCTGGCAGCGCTGGAAGCGCATGTGCGCCGCTACCCCGAAGAGTATCCGCGCGGCGCGGCCGGGCTCGACGGCGTTGCTGAGACAGCGGCGGGAGGGCAGTGA